The Afipia massiliensis genome has a segment encoding these proteins:
- a CDS encoding acyl-CoA thioesterase: protein MLEKTPETTVNDTVHPFDRATQVTAVDGRWRGTASEDYFAFVGPFGGATAATMLRAIMVQPERIGDPLSVTVNLCAPVARGTFDLTVRLMKATRSTQHWMVELLQDGEVAAFMTAVFAVRRPSWSHQSATMPEAPPFDTIKPLPDSGIANWVRQYQFRFVEGMPSYSKTPHDVPASAYSRMWLSDTTPRRIDFLSLLSMSDTFFARIFHVRGTIVPIGTVSMTTAFHADAEDLAAEDITMVLGAADANVFHKSFADQTGELWSPSGHLLATTSQTVYFKA from the coding sequence ATGCTTGAGAAGACGCCTGAGACCACCGTGAACGACACCGTCCATCCGTTCGACCGCGCCACGCAGGTCACCGCCGTGGACGGCCGCTGGCGCGGCACGGCCAGCGAGGATTATTTCGCGTTTGTCGGTCCGTTTGGCGGCGCCACCGCCGCGACCATGCTGCGCGCGATCATGGTGCAGCCGGAGCGCATCGGCGATCCGCTGTCGGTCACCGTGAACCTGTGCGCGCCGGTGGCGCGCGGCACGTTCGATCTCACTGTGCGCCTGATGAAGGCGACCCGCTCGACGCAGCACTGGATGGTCGAACTGTTGCAAGACGGTGAGGTCGCGGCCTTCATGACTGCCGTGTTCGCGGTTCGCCGCCCCTCATGGTCACATCAGTCAGCGACGATGCCGGAGGCCCCTCCGTTCGACACAATCAAACCGTTACCGGACAGCGGCATCGCAAATTGGGTGCGGCAGTATCAGTTTCGCTTCGTGGAGGGGATGCCGAGCTACAGCAAGACACCGCACGATGTGCCGGCGAGCGCGTATTCAAGGATGTGGCTCAGCGACACCACGCCCCGGCGGATCGATTTCCTGTCGCTGCTGTCGATGTCCGACACTTTCTTCGCGCGCATCTTCCATGTCCGCGGCACGATCGTGCCGATCGGCACTGTGTCGATGACGACGGCGTTTCATGCCGACGCCGAGGATCTGGCCGCCGAAGACATCACGATGGTGCTCGGTGCCGCCGACGCAAATGTCTTTCACAAGAGCTTCGCCGACCAGACCGGCGAATTGTGGAGCCCGAGCGGACACCTGCTCGCGACCACCTCGCAGACCGTGTACTTCAAGGCCTGA
- a CDS encoding SgcJ/EcaC family oxidoreductase, translated as MRAFACVLFAMLVIMAQGKAIAGPAEEANAVIDRWSATYSANDRDALVKLYTPDAILLGTTSPIVSKGTEGLQKYFEALPGSGRKNAITERYTIVLNDDAVVGTGLYTFSRAAENNTPRPSRFTMLVVRRDGKWMIAHHHSSPRAETRQ; from the coding sequence ATGAGGGCTTTCGCGTGCGTACTCTTCGCAATGCTGGTGATCATGGCTCAGGGCAAGGCCATTGCCGGCCCGGCGGAGGAGGCGAATGCGGTGATCGACCGCTGGTCGGCAACCTACAGCGCCAACGACCGTGATGCGCTGGTGAAGCTTTACACGCCGGATGCCATCCTGCTCGGCACCACCAGCCCGATCGTTTCGAAAGGAACCGAGGGGCTTCAGAAATACTTCGAGGCGTTACCGGGCAGCGGGCGAAAGAACGCCATCACCGAGCGTTACACGATTGTGCTCAACGACGACGCTGTGGTCGGCACCGGCCTCTATACGTTTAGCCGGGCGGCGGAAAACAATACGCCGCGGCCTTCGCGCTTCACCATGCTGGTGGTCAGGCGGGACGGCAAATGGATGATCGCGCATCACCATTCCTCGCCGCGCGCGGAAACGCGGCAATAG
- a CDS encoding DUF2865 domain-containing protein: MTLVLTLMLAMPVALAPRAASAGIFDFLFGSDKPERKASQQAPSNASADPFGLFNPDPAPAPSASSGGRFTTYCVRSCDGRYFPLTSRGGGTPAQMCQSFCPASQTKVFSGNSIDYAVGNMGERYVDTPNAFAYRKALKADCTCNGRDPAGLAPVDLSLDTTLRPGDIIATSDGLVAYSGNSANGQTAQFTPVNNYPGLTLALRARLGEMKVAPVAAELPEDTYSSQDITGSLAQPEAPQAAVVASPKTAAPKPRARM, translated from the coding sequence ATGACGCTTGTTCTCACCCTCATGCTGGCGATGCCCGTGGCGCTTGCGCCGCGCGCGGCGTCCGCAGGCATTTTCGATTTCCTGTTCGGCAGCGACAAGCCGGAGCGGAAAGCGTCGCAGCAGGCGCCAAGCAACGCCTCCGCCGATCCGTTCGGCCTGTTCAATCCCGATCCAGCGCCCGCGCCGTCGGCTTCGTCCGGCGGACGCTTCACCACCTATTGCGTGCGGAGCTGCGACGGCCGGTATTTCCCGCTGACCTCGCGCGGCGGCGGCACGCCTGCGCAGATGTGCCAGTCGTTCTGCCCGGCCAGCCAGACCAAGGTTTTCTCCGGCAACAGCATTGATTATGCGGTCGGCAACATGGGCGAGCGCTATGTCGATACGCCGAACGCGTTCGCTTACCGCAAGGCGCTGAAGGCGGATTGCACCTGCAACGGCCGCGACCCTGCGGGTCTTGCGCCGGTCGATCTGTCGCTCGACACCACGCTGCGCCCCGGCGACATCATTGCAACCTCGGACGGGCTTGTCGCCTACTCCGGCAATTCCGCCAACGGCCAGACCGCCCAGTTCACGCCGGTCAACAACTATCCGGGCCTGACGCTGGCGCTGCGCGCGCGGCTCGGCGAGATGAAGGTCGCGCCGGTGGCCGCCGAACTTCCTGAGGATACCTATTCGTCGCAGGACATCACCGGATCGCTGGCGCAGCCCGAAGCGCCACAGGCTGCTGTCGTGGCGTCGCCGAAGACTGCCGCGCCGAAACCCCGCGCGCGGATGTAA
- a CDS encoding ketopantoate reductase family protein: MKVAVMGAGAVGCYFGAMLARAGHDVTLIARPQHVEAIRQHGLTFESRSFNGAVPVQATTEASGVEGADIVLLCVKSADTESAGQSIAPFLKPNATVLCLQNGVDNAERLQATIRQIAVPAVVYVATEMAGPGHVKHHGRGELIVGTSPASAEIARQFNDAAIPTTVSANVIGDLWVKLITNCAYNALSAVADLPYGPMLKVEGVTDVMTTVIDECTAVAQALNVPLPETLRDATLALAEAMPAQYSSTAQDLARGKLTEIDYLNGYVVRKGKELGIATPTNLTLHVMVKLREAHLQHSRS; the protein is encoded by the coding sequence ATGAAAGTTGCGGTGATGGGAGCCGGAGCGGTCGGCTGCTACTTCGGTGCGATGCTGGCGCGAGCCGGGCACGACGTAACCTTGATCGCGCGGCCTCAACACGTCGAAGCCATCAGGCAGCATGGCCTGACGTTCGAGAGCCGCAGCTTCAACGGCGCGGTTCCGGTGCAGGCCACAACCGAGGCTTCGGGTGTCGAAGGCGCCGACATCGTGCTGCTCTGCGTGAAATCGGCGGATACAGAATCCGCAGGACAGTCGATCGCTCCCTTCCTGAAGCCGAACGCGACGGTCCTCTGTCTTCAGAACGGCGTGGACAATGCTGAGCGGCTGCAGGCAACAATCCGGCAAATCGCGGTTCCCGCCGTTGTTTACGTCGCCACCGAGATGGCGGGCCCGGGCCATGTCAAACACCACGGACGGGGCGAACTGATTGTCGGCACATCTCCGGCCAGCGCGGAGATCGCGCGGCAGTTCAACGACGCTGCGATACCGACGACGGTCTCGGCCAACGTCATCGGTGATCTGTGGGTCAAGCTGATTACGAACTGCGCTTACAATGCGCTGTCGGCGGTTGCAGACCTGCCTTATGGGCCAATGCTCAAGGTCGAGGGCGTCACCGACGTGATGACAACCGTCATCGACGAATGCACCGCCGTCGCGCAGGCGCTCAATGTCCCACTTCCCGAAACTCTGCGCGACGCGACGCTGGCGCTCGCCGAAGCGATGCCGGCCCAATATTCATCCACCGCTCAGGATCTGGCGCGTGGCAAGCTCACCGAGATCGACTATCTGAACGGGTACGTGGTGAGAAAGGGAAAAGAGCTCGGCATCGCGACGCCGACCAATCTCACGCTGCATGTCATGGTCAAGTTGCGCGAAGCGCATCTGCAACATTCGCGTTCCTAA
- a CDS encoding sodium:proton antiporter, with translation MRMQISPRPHRLRGLWVPAFAGTTAKSILACVLLLLLPAPAFAAEGLDGAKLSILWALPFVGILLCIATGPVFYPHVWEHHYGKFTAFWAALIVIPLFATADVSTVTTTLAHTALLEYMPFILLLLALFVVAGGIYLEGNLHDSVFTNTVLLAVGSVMASIVGTTGAAMILIRPLIRCNDSRRYNAHVVVFFIFLVANIGGALSPLGDPPLFIGFLKGVDFFWTTKYLWQETLFVGGVVLAVFMVIDLYMHHREGRFSKKKDPTPDSPLKLHGKINLALIAVIIAAILMSAQWKPGIAFNVAGVELQIQDLLRDVIFVAVAVASMAWTRKSDREANGFSWGPIQEVAILFAGIFICIVPVMAMLQAGAQGPFAALLGLVTNADGSNNAAAYFWLTGILSSFLDNAPTYLVFFQLAGGDPQVLMGAKAATLAAISSGAVYMGANTYIGNAPNFMVYAIARQAGVKMPSFFGYMVWSMLVLVPTFVLTTFLFFKP, from the coding sequence ATGAGAATGCAGATATCTCCCCGTCCCCACCGACTTCGGGGGTTATGGGTCCCGGCTTTCGCCGGGACGACCGCGAAAAGCATCCTCGCCTGCGTCCTGCTTTTGCTGCTCCCCGCACCCGCGTTTGCCGCCGAAGGACTGGATGGCGCGAAGCTGTCGATCCTCTGGGCGCTGCCGTTCGTCGGCATCCTTTTGTGTATCGCCACAGGTCCGGTGTTCTATCCCCACGTCTGGGAGCATCACTATGGCAAGTTTACCGCGTTCTGGGCGGCGCTGATCGTCATCCCGCTGTTCGCGACCGCCGACGTTTCCACTGTGACGACGACGCTCGCGCACACCGCGCTCCTGGAATACATGCCGTTCATCCTGCTGCTGCTGGCGCTGTTTGTGGTGGCCGGCGGCATCTATCTCGAAGGCAACCTGCATGACAGTGTGTTCACCAACACCGTGCTGCTCGCGGTCGGTTCGGTGATGGCCAGCATCGTCGGCACCACGGGCGCGGCGATGATCCTGATCCGCCCGCTGATCCGCTGCAACGACAGCCGCAGGTATAACGCGCACGTCGTGGTGTTCTTCATTTTTCTCGTCGCCAATATCGGCGGCGCGCTGTCCCCGCTCGGCGATCCGCCGCTGTTCATCGGCTTCCTCAAGGGCGTCGATTTCTTCTGGACCACGAAATATCTCTGGCAGGAAACGCTGTTCGTGGGCGGCGTCGTGCTCGCGGTCTTCATGGTGATCGATCTTTACATGCACCACCGCGAGGGCCGTTTCTCGAAGAAGAAGGATCCGACGCCCGACTCGCCGCTCAAGCTGCACGGCAAGATCAACCTCGCGCTGATCGCAGTCATCATCGCCGCCATCCTGATGAGCGCGCAGTGGAAGCCCGGCATTGCCTTCAACGTCGCGGGCGTCGAACTGCAAATTCAGGATTTGCTTCGTGACGTTATCTTCGTGGCGGTTGCGGTGGCGTCCATGGCATGGACAAGGAAATCGGATCGCGAGGCCAACGGGTTTTCGTGGGGACCGATCCAGGAAGTGGCGATCCTGTTCGCAGGCATCTTCATCTGCATCGTGCCGGTGATGGCGATGTTGCAGGCGGGCGCCCAGGGACCGTTCGCCGCTCTGCTCGGCCTCGTCACCAACGCCGATGGCAGCAACAACGCCGCCGCCTATTTCTGGCTGACCGGCATCCTGTCGTCGTTCCTCGACAACGCGCCGACCTATCTGGTGTTCTTCCAGCTCGCGGGCGGCGATCCGCAGGTGCTGATGGGAGCGAAGGCCGCGACACTGGCCGCGATCTCGTCCGGCGCGGTCTACATGGGCGCCAACACCTATATCGGCAACGCACCGAACTTCATGGTCTACGCCATCGCACGACAGGCCGGGGTGAAGATGCCGAGCTTCTTCGGCTACATGGTCTGGTCGATGCTGGTGCTGGTGCCGACCTTCGTGCTGACGACGTTCCTGTTCTTCAAGCCGTAG
- the pyrE gene encoding orotate phosphoribosyltransferase: protein MSKSASRARLADIIRKRSFGRGEITLASGRKSDFYFNLKPTMLDPEGAALLAELSLDALKDDQVDYIGGLEMGAVPIAGAIAQLSWLKGHPIAAFFVRKKPKEHGARLAVEGLAKGESLSGKRIVIVEDVTTTGGSAIKAVDAVKDAGGEVVMVFTMVDRDEGATEAFTEAGIPFRALYKAGEFLKG, encoded by the coding sequence TTGTCCAAATCAGCGTCCCGCGCCCGCCTGGCCGACATCATCCGCAAACGCTCGTTCGGGCGCGGCGAAATCACGCTGGCGTCCGGCCGCAAGAGCGATTTCTACTTCAACCTGAAGCCCACCATGCTCGATCCGGAAGGCGCTGCTCTTCTTGCGGAATTGTCGCTCGACGCACTGAAGGACGATCAGGTCGATTACATCGGCGGGCTAGAGATGGGCGCGGTGCCGATCGCCGGCGCGATCGCGCAACTGTCGTGGCTCAAGGGACATCCCATTGCGGCCTTCTTCGTCCGCAAGAAGCCGAAGGAACACGGCGCGCGGCTCGCGGTCGAAGGCCTCGCCAAGGGCGAAAGCCTGAGCGGCAAACGCATCGTTATCGTCGAGGACGTCACCACCACCGGCGGCTCCGCGATCAAGGCGGTGGACGCGGTGAAGGACGCCGGTGGCGAGGTCGTGATGGTGTTCACCATGGTCGACCGCGACGAAGGTGCGACCGAAGCGTTCACCGAAGCCGGCATTCCGTTCCGCGCGCTCTACAAGGCGGGCGAGTTTCTGAAAGGCTGA
- a CDS encoding glutathione S-transferase family protein — translation MTIDLYTWNTPNGRKISIALEEMGLPYKVHPINISRDEQFAPDFLRISPNNKIPAIVDPDGPHGKPVSIFESGAILLYLGEKTGKFLPRDLGERIPVLEWLMWQMGGFGPMPGQVHHFIALENEQDRRYGLERFMKETRRLYAVLDRRLEGREFVADKISVADFAILGWAWRHERHKVALADFPNVKRWYATMMARPGVTKGFEVKLG, via the coding sequence ATGACCATCGATCTTTACACCTGGAATACGCCCAACGGGCGCAAGATCAGCATCGCGCTGGAGGAAATGGGCCTGCCCTACAAGGTGCATCCCATCAACATTTCCAGGGACGAGCAGTTCGCGCCGGACTTCCTCAGGATCAGCCCGAACAACAAGATTCCCGCCATCGTCGATCCGGACGGTCCGCACGGCAAACCGGTCAGCATTTTCGAATCCGGTGCGATCCTCCTGTACCTCGGCGAGAAGACCGGAAAATTCCTGCCCCGGGATCTGGGCGAGCGGATTCCGGTGCTGGAATGGCTGATGTGGCAGATGGGCGGCTTCGGCCCGATGCCGGGCCAGGTGCATCATTTCATCGCGCTGGAGAACGAGCAGGACCGTCGCTACGGCCTCGAGCGTTTCATGAAGGAAACACGGCGGCTCTATGCCGTGCTGGATCGGCGTCTTGAGGGGCGCGAATTTGTCGCGGACAAAATCTCGGTCGCTGACTTCGCCATTCTCGGCTGGGCGTGGCGGCATGAGCGTCACAAGGTCGCGCTCGCCGATTTTCCGAACGTGAAGCGCTGGTACGCAACGATGATGGCGCGTCCGGGTGTGACGAAGGGGTTTGAGGTGAAGCTGGGTTGA
- the polA gene encoding DNA polymerase I, translating to MPKQPASPAKSPATKPAAKAPAAKAPAKGDHVFLVDGSGYIFRAYHALPPLNRKSDGLQVNAVLGFCNMLWKLMRDMPPDNRPTHLAIIFDKSEVTFRNELYPEYKAQRPPAPDDLIPQFALIREAVRAFDLPCLEQSGFEADDLIATYVREACERGATATIVSSDKDLMQLVTDCVSMYDTMKDRRIGIPEVIEKFGVPPEKVVEVQALAGDSVDNVPGVPGIGIKTAAQLITEYGDLETLLKRAPEIKQPKRREALIEHAEKARISKKLVQLDDRVKLDVPLDDLAVHEPDSRKLIAFLKAMEFSTLTRRVGEYAQIDPSDVEADAGMKSAFAPADVATPSPATPPLGGEPDLFAKGTSGGTSNAGQWAGSTPQPKQSATNGAGPQTPKALADARAAEARSAKFNRAAYATIKTLDELQRRIARAFDIGQVAVTVETSSADPMQAEICGISLATGINEACYVPLAHTKPGDGSGLFAGGLASDQIKAADALAALKPLLTDPGVLKIGHDLKFDTVMLAQHGIDMAPIDDTILISYVLDAGRANHDQESLAESWFGHKAIGFTELTGTGKNKILFDQVPVDKATEYAAERADIVLRLWRVLKPRLMAYRVNTVYETLERPLVSVLARMERRGISIDRQVLSRLSGEFAQTAARVEADIQKMAGEPINPGSPKQLGDIMFGKMGLPGGAKTKTGAWSTSAQILDELAEAGHEFPKHVLEWRQVTKLKSTYTDSLPEYVNPQTHRVHTTYALAATTTGRLSSNEPNLQNIPVRTEDGRKIRKAFIAAKGYKLVSADYSQIELRLLAEIADIPSLKQAFQDKLDIHAMTASEMFGVPIKDMPSEVRRRAKAINFGIIYGISAFGLANQLGIPREEAGAYIKKYFERFPGIRAYMDATRDFCREHGYVETIFGRKCHYPDIKASNPSIRSFNERAAINARLQGSAADIIRRAMIRMEDALAEKKLSAQMLLQVHDELIFEVPDDEVAKTLPVVQHVMQDAPFPAVSLSVPLQVDARAANNWDEAH from the coding sequence ATGCCGAAACAGCCTGCATCCCCTGCGAAATCGCCCGCCACGAAACCCGCCGCCAAAGCGCCAGCCGCAAAGGCCCCCGCCAAGGGCGATCACGTCTTTCTGGTGGACGGCTCGGGCTACATCTTCCGCGCCTATCACGCGCTGCCGCCGCTGAACCGCAAGTCCGACGGCCTGCAGGTCAACGCCGTGCTCGGCTTCTGCAACATGCTGTGGAAGCTGATGCGTGACATGCCACCGGATAACCGGCCGACCCACCTCGCCATCATCTTCGACAAGTCCGAGGTCACGTTCCGCAACGAACTCTATCCCGAATACAAGGCGCAGCGTCCGCCCGCGCCCGACGACCTCATTCCGCAGTTCGCGCTGATCCGCGAGGCGGTGCGCGCGTTCGATCTGCCGTGCCTCGAACAGTCCGGCTTCGAGGCCGACGACCTGATCGCCACCTATGTGCGCGAAGCCTGCGAGCGCGGCGCGACCGCGACCATCGTTTCCAGCGACAAGGATCTGATGCAGCTCGTGACCGATTGCGTGTCGATGTACGACACCATGAAGGATCGCCGCATCGGCATTCCCGAGGTGATCGAGAAATTCGGCGTGCCGCCCGAGAAGGTGGTCGAGGTGCAGGCGCTGGCGGGTGACTCGGTCGATAACGTGCCCGGCGTTCCCGGCATCGGCATCAAGACCGCCGCGCAGCTCATCACCGAATACGGCGACCTCGAAACGCTGCTCAAGCGCGCCCCAGAGATCAAGCAGCCGAAGCGGCGCGAGGCACTGATCGAGCACGCCGAGAAGGCGCGCATCTCGAAAAAACTCGTGCAGCTCGATGACCGCGTGAAGCTCGACGTGCCGCTGGATGATCTCGCCGTACACGAGCCGGATTCGCGCAAGCTGATCGCATTTCTCAAAGCGATGGAATTCTCGACACTGACGCGTCGCGTCGGCGAGTATGCCCAGATCGATCCGTCGGATGTCGAAGCCGACGCCGGAATGAAGAGCGCGTTCGCACCCGCCGATGTCGCGACTCCGTCACCGGCCACACCGCCGCTGGGCGGCGAGCCTGACCTGTTTGCCAAAGGGACGTCGGGCGGAACGTCCAACGCCGGCCAGTGGGCGGGATCGACGCCGCAGCCGAAGCAATCCGCAACCAATGGCGCGGGACCTCAGACGCCAAAGGCGCTGGCCGATGCCCGTGCCGCCGAAGCGCGCAGCGCCAAATTCAATCGCGCCGCCTACGCGACGATCAAAACCCTCGACGAATTGCAGCGGCGGATTGCGCGCGCCTTCGACATCGGCCAGGTCGCCGTGACGGTCGAGACCTCCAGCGCCGACCCGATGCAGGCGGAGATCTGCGGCATCTCGCTGGCCACCGGCATTAATGAAGCCTGTTACGTGCCGCTTGCGCACACCAAGCCCGGCGACGGCTCGGGACTGTTCGCCGGCGGGCTTGCGTCTGACCAGATCAAGGCGGCCGACGCGCTGGCCGCGCTCAAGCCCTTGCTGACGGACCCCGGCGTTCTCAAGATCGGCCACGATCTGAAGTTCGATACCGTGATGCTGGCGCAGCACGGCATCGACATGGCCCCGATCGACGACACCATCCTGATTTCCTACGTGCTCGACGCGGGCCGCGCCAACCACGATCAGGAGTCGCTGGCCGAGAGCTGGTTCGGCCACAAGGCCATCGGCTTCACGGAGCTGACCGGTACCGGCAAGAACAAGATTCTGTTCGATCAGGTGCCGGTCGACAAGGCCACCGAATACGCCGCCGAGCGCGCCGACATCGTGCTGCGGCTCTGGCGCGTGCTGAAGCCGCGCCTGATGGCGTATCGCGTCAACACCGTCTACGAGACGCTGGAGCGTCCGCTGGTGTCCGTCCTCGCGCGGATGGAGCGGCGCGGCATTTCCATCGACCGCCAGGTGCTGTCGCGCTTGTCCGGCGAATTCGCGCAGACGGCCGCGCGCGTCGAAGCCGACATCCAGAAAATGGCCGGCGAGCCGATCAATCCGGGCAGCCCGAAGCAGCTCGGCGACATCATGTTCGGCAAGATGGGCCTGCCCGGCGGCGCGAAAACCAAAACCGGCGCATGGTCCACCTCCGCGCAGATTCTCGACGAACTCGCGGAGGCCGGGCATGAATTCCCGAAACATGTTCTGGAATGGCGGCAGGTCACCAAGCTGAAATCGACCTACACGGATTCGCTGCCGGAATACGTCAATCCGCAGACCCATCGCGTGCACACGACCTACGCGCTGGCCGCGACCACCACGGGCCGGCTGTCGTCCAACGAGCCGAACCTGCAGAACATTCCGGTGCGCACCGAGGACGGCCGCAAGATCCGCAAGGCTTTCATCGCCGCCAAGGGCTACAAGCTGGTCTCGGCAGACTATTCCCAGATCGAACTGCGGCTGCTCGCCGAGATCGCGGACATCCCGTCGCTGAAGCAGGCGTTCCAGGACAAGCTGGACATCCACGCCATGACCGCGTCGGAAATGTTCGGCGTACCGATCAAGGACATGCCGAGTGAAGTGCGCCGCCGCGCCAAGGCGATCAACTTCGGCATCATCTACGGCATCTCGGCGTTCGGCCTCGCCAACCAGCTCGGCATTCCGCGCGAGGAAGCCGGCGCGTATATCAAGAAGTATTTCGAACGCTTCCCCGGCATCCGCGCCTACATGGATGCGACGCGCGATTTCTGCCGCGAGCATGGCTATGTCGAAACCATCTTTGGCCGAAAATGCCACTACCCGGACATCAAGGCGAGCAACCCGTCGATCCGCTCGTTCAACGAGCGCGCGGCGATCAACGCACGCTTGCAGGGCTCCGCCGCCGACATCATCCGCCGCGCCATGATCCGGATGGAAGACGCGCTCGCCGAGAAGAAGCTTTCCGCGCAGATGCTGCTGCAGGTGCACGACGAACTGATTTTCGAAGTGCCGGACGATGAAGTCGCCAAGACCTTGCCGGTGGTCCAGCATGTGATGCAGGACGCGCCGTTCCCGGCGGTGTCGCTGTCGGTGCCGTTGCAGGTCGATGCGCGGGCGGCGAACAATTGGGACGAGGCGCATTAG
- a CDS encoding acyltransferase family protein, whose amino-acid sequence MSNNGTSGALLSPASERIDWVDYAKGICIIMVVMMHSTLGVEAAAGKQGFMHLFVEFAKPFRMPDFFLISGLFLARVIDRDWRTYLDRKVVHFAYFYVLWVTIQFGFKAPGFAAEQGWSHVGVMYLQSFIEPFGTLWFIYLLPVFFVVTKATLRIPAALIWLIAALLEAAHIATGWTVIDEFAARFVYFYSGYLFANYVFALADRARDKPNLALAGLATWALINGVLMFAGFGDRPVISLVLGFAGACAVIVTGTLLARANWLGFLRYFGEHSIVIYLAFFLPMAITRVVLLKTGIIPDIGMISLIDTIAGVLGALLMWWGAKRAGLNFLFERPAMFWIAPKKSRSTLQAAE is encoded by the coding sequence ATGAGCAACAACGGCACATCCGGCGCGCTCCTGTCCCCCGCCTCCGAGCGGATCGACTGGGTCGACTATGCCAAGGGCATCTGCATCATCATGGTGGTGATGATGCATTCGACGCTGGGCGTCGAGGCGGCCGCGGGCAAGCAGGGCTTCATGCACCTGTTCGTCGAGTTCGCAAAGCCGTTCCGGATGCCGGATTTCTTCCTGATTTCAGGGCTGTTCCTGGCGCGGGTGATCGACCGCGACTGGCGCACCTATCTGGACCGCAAGGTGGTCCATTTCGCCTACTTCTACGTGCTATGGGTCACCATCCAGTTCGGCTTCAAGGCTCCCGGCTTCGCCGCCGAGCAGGGCTGGAGCCATGTCGGTGTCATGTATCTGCAATCTTTCATCGAGCCGTTCGGCACGCTGTGGTTCATCTACCTGCTGCCGGTGTTCTTCGTGGTGACCAAAGCCACGCTGCGCATCCCCGCAGCGCTGATCTGGCTGATCGCCGCATTGCTTGAGGCCGCGCATATCGCCACCGGCTGGACCGTGATCGACGAATTCGCCGCGCGCTTCGTCTATTTCTATTCCGGCTACCTGTTCGCGAACTATGTATTCGCGCTGGCCGATCGTGCACGCGACAAACCAAACCTCGCGCTGGCGGGCCTTGCGACCTGGGCGCTGATCAATGGCGTTCTGATGTTCGCAGGCTTCGGCGACCGCCCGGTGATTTCGCTGGTGCTCGGATTTGCCGGCGCCTGCGCCGTCATCGTCACCGGCACATTGCTCGCCCGCGCCAACTGGCTCGGCTTCCTGCGTTATTTCGGCGAACACTCCATCGTGATCTATCTGGCGTTCTTCCTGCCGATGGCAATCACGCGCGTTGTGTTGCTGAAGACGGGTATCATTCCGGACATCGGCATGATCTCGCTGATCGACACCATTGCGGGCGTACTCGGCGCGCTCTTGATGTGGTGGGGCGCGAAACGCGCCGGGCTCAACTTCCTGTTCGAACGGCCCGCCATGTTCTGGATCGCGCCGAAGAAGTCGCGATCCACGTTGCAGGCGGCGGAATAG